The following proteins come from a genomic window of Salvia hispanica cultivar TCC Black 2014 chromosome 4, UniMelb_Shisp_WGS_1.0, whole genome shotgun sequence:
- the LOC125222479 gene encoding mitochondrial proton/calcium exchanger protein-like isoform X2, with the protein MASGVILRRRKTLSDYLSLSLRSIQTFHTSGCGQSCSPSYASITDHNPHNIDLLREKQKNSTFCKKPLNPVALGVCSPKAYEITALRYGNGRLDFNCLMGARMISQSRCYASTANARQPDPGNDDEDIEEMTAKRKKEASPEECDQAVVGLSTAKAKAKAKKLHESQITVKPILKKLWATFLGIGPALRAVASMSREDWAKKLIHWRSEFVSTLKHYWLGFKLLGADVRISSRLLMKLAGGRSLSRRERQQLTRTTADVFRLVPVAVFIIVPFMEFLLPVFLKLFPNMLPSTFQDKMKEKEALKRRLKAKIEYAKFLQETVKEMAKEVQTSRSGEVKRTAEDLDGFLNRIRTGARVSNDEILGFAKLFNDELTLDNISRPRLVNMCKYMGVSPIGTDAYLRYMLRKRLQSIKKDDIMIQAEGVESLSEAELREDCRERGMLGEFSVEEMRQQLRDWLDLSLNHSVPSSLLILSRAFTVTGRMRPEEAVQATLSSLPDEVVDTVGVTSLPSEDSLAERRRKLDYLEMQEELIKEEEEKQEEELVRKNESADAEVDVALKEMSNPTAGEAQEQARARALDKQEQLCQLSRALAVLASASSVSREREEFLRLVNSEIELYNSMVDRDGTDGEEQAMKAYKAARDESKDDAEVPEQNNVSSALVDKVEDMLQKLEKEIDDVDAKIGDQWRILDRAPNLGTHSHN; encoded by the exons ATGGCCTCTGGAGTGATTTTGAGAAGGAGAAAGACTCTTTCAGATTACTTGAGTCTCTCCCTTCGCTCTATTCAAACTTTCCATACATCTGGTTGTGGTCAATCTTGTTCTCCTAGCTACGCCTCCATCACAGACCACAATCCTCATAACATAGATCTATTGAGAGAAAAACAGAAGAATTCAACTTTTTGCAAGAAACCATTGAATCCTGTAGCCTTAGGGGTCTGTAGTCCTAAAGCTTATGAAATCACAGCTCTAAGATATGGGAATGGAAGGTTGGATTTCAACTGCCTGATGGGTGCTAGGATGATATCACAATCTAGATGCTATGCTTCAACTGCGAATGCAAGGCAGCCTGACCCAGGAAATGATGATGAGGATATTGAAGAAATGACtgcaaaaaggaaaaaggaagCTTCTCCCGAAGAATGTGATCAGGCTGTTGTGGGCCTAAGTACTGCAAAAGCCAAAGCCAAAGCTAAAAAACTGCATGAATCTCAGATTACTGTTAAGCCGATCTTAAAGAAACTATGGGCCACATTTTTAGGTATTGGTCCAGCTCTAAGGGCTGTGGCTTCCATGAGCAG GGAAGACTGGGCCAAAAAACTCATACACTGGAGAAGTGAGTTTGTATCAACGCTAAAACATTACTGGCTAGGATTTAAGCTTCTAGGGGCTGATGTGAGGATCAGTTCGagattattaatgaaattggCTGGCGGAAGAAGTCTCTCCAGAAGGGAGAGGCAACAACTTACAAGAACTACTGCTGATGTTTTTAGGCTAGTCCCAGTAGCTGTTTTCATCATCGTTCCTTTCATGGAATTTTTGTTGCCTGTTTTCCTCAAGCTCTTCCCTAACATGCTACCTTCAACCTTCCAGGATAAGATGAAAGAAAAG GAAGCACTAAAAAGGAGGTTGAAAGCCAAAATAGAATATGCAAAGTTTCTCCAAGAGACTGTCAAAGAGATGGCAAAAGAAGTCCAAACTTCAAGGAGTGGAGAAGTGAAGAGAACGGCTGAAGATCTTGATGGGTTTCTGAACAGG ATTAGAACTGGTGCTCGTGTCTCAAATGATGAAATTCTAGGATTTGCTAAGTTGTTCAATGATGAACTCACTCTAGATAATATCAGCAG GCCTCGTTTAGTTAATATGTGCAAGTATATGGGAGTGAGCCCTATCGGGACCGATGCTTATTTGCGGTATATGCTTCGGAAGAGATTGCAGAG CATAAAAAAAGATGACATAATGATCCAAGCAGAGGGCGTAGAATCTCTATCAGAGGCAGAGCTTCGTGAAGATTGTAGAGAGAGGGGTATGCTTGGGGAATTTTCAGTGGAGGAAATGCGTCAACAG TTGCGAGATTGGCTAGATTTGTCTCTGAATCACTCTGTTCCATCCTCACTTTTAATTCTTTCCAG AGCTTTCACTGTGACCGGAAGGATGAGGCCAGAGGAAGCAGTTCAAGCTACTTTGTCCTCGCTTCCAGATGAGGTTGTGGATACTGTGGGTGTTACGTCATTGCCGTCTGAAGATTCTCTTGCAGAAAGGAGGAGGAAGCTGGACTACCTTGAAATGCAGGAGGAACTTATCAAG gaggaggaagagaaaCAGGAAGAAGAATTAGTCAGGAAAAATGAATCTGCTGATGCTGAAGTTGATGTTGCTTTGAAAGAAATGAGCAATCCGACGGCAGGAGAAGCACAAGAACAAGCTAGAGCTAGAGCTCTGGATAAACAAGAACAGCTTTGTCAACTTAGTCGTGCATTAGCTGTTTTGGCTTCTGCATCG TCAGTGAGCAGGGAGCGTGAAGAGTTCCTGAGGCTCGTGAATAGTGAG ATTGAGCTATACAATAGCATGGTGGATAGAGATGGAACAGATGGCGAAGAGCAGGCAATGAAGGCATATAAAGCTGCTCGGGATGAAAGCAAGGATGATGCTGAAGTTCCTGAACAGAACAATGTTTCCTCTGCTCTTGTAGATAAG gttgAGGATATGCTTCAAAAGCTTGAGAAAGAAATTGACGACGTTGATGCAAAAATTGGTGATCAATGGAGAATACTTGACAG GGCTCCAAATTTGGGTACCCACAGCCACAATTGA
- the LOC125222479 gene encoding mitochondrial proton/calcium exchanger protein-like isoform X1 gives MASGVILRRRKTLSDYLSLSLRSIQTFHTSGCGQSCSPSYASITDHNPHNIDLLREKQKNSTFCKKPLNPVALGVCSPKAYEITALRYGNGRLDFNCLMGARMISQSRCYASTANARQPDPGNDDEDIEEMTAKRKKEASPEECDQAVVGLSTAKAKAKAKKLHESQITVKPILKKLWATFLGIGPALRAVASMSREDWAKKLIHWRSEFVSTLKHYWLGFKLLGADVRISSRLLMKLAGGRSLSRRERQQLTRTTADVFRLVPVAVFIIVPFMEFLLPVFLKLFPNMLPSTFQDKMKEKEALKRRLKAKIEYAKFLQETVKEMAKEVQTSRSGEVKRTAEDLDGFLNRIRTGARVSNDEILGFAKLFNDELTLDNISRPRLVNMCKYMGVSPIGTDAYLRYMLRKRLQSIKKDDIMIQAEGVESLSEAELREDCRERGMLGEFSVEEMRQQLRDWLDLSLNHSVPSSLLILSRAFTVTGRMRPEEAVQATLSSLPDEVVDTVGVTSLPSEDSLAERRRKLDYLEMQEELIKEEEEKQEEELVRKNESADAEVDVALKEMSNPTAGEAQEQARARALDKQEQLCQLSRALAVLASASSVSREREEFLRLVNSEIELYNSMVDRDGTDGEEQAMKAYKAARDESKDDAEVPEQNNVSSALVDKVEDMLQKLEKEIDDVDAKIGDQWRILDRDYDGKVTPEEVAAAATYLKNTLGREGVQELISSLSKDADGKILVEDIVRLGSRVEGGNSD, from the exons ATGGCCTCTGGAGTGATTTTGAGAAGGAGAAAGACTCTTTCAGATTACTTGAGTCTCTCCCTTCGCTCTATTCAAACTTTCCATACATCTGGTTGTGGTCAATCTTGTTCTCCTAGCTACGCCTCCATCACAGACCACAATCCTCATAACATAGATCTATTGAGAGAAAAACAGAAGAATTCAACTTTTTGCAAGAAACCATTGAATCCTGTAGCCTTAGGGGTCTGTAGTCCTAAAGCTTATGAAATCACAGCTCTAAGATATGGGAATGGAAGGTTGGATTTCAACTGCCTGATGGGTGCTAGGATGATATCACAATCTAGATGCTATGCTTCAACTGCGAATGCAAGGCAGCCTGACCCAGGAAATGATGATGAGGATATTGAAGAAATGACtgcaaaaaggaaaaaggaagCTTCTCCCGAAGAATGTGATCAGGCTGTTGTGGGCCTAAGTACTGCAAAAGCCAAAGCCAAAGCTAAAAAACTGCATGAATCTCAGATTACTGTTAAGCCGATCTTAAAGAAACTATGGGCCACATTTTTAGGTATTGGTCCAGCTCTAAGGGCTGTGGCTTCCATGAGCAG GGAAGACTGGGCCAAAAAACTCATACACTGGAGAAGTGAGTTTGTATCAACGCTAAAACATTACTGGCTAGGATTTAAGCTTCTAGGGGCTGATGTGAGGATCAGTTCGagattattaatgaaattggCTGGCGGAAGAAGTCTCTCCAGAAGGGAGAGGCAACAACTTACAAGAACTACTGCTGATGTTTTTAGGCTAGTCCCAGTAGCTGTTTTCATCATCGTTCCTTTCATGGAATTTTTGTTGCCTGTTTTCCTCAAGCTCTTCCCTAACATGCTACCTTCAACCTTCCAGGATAAGATGAAAGAAAAG GAAGCACTAAAAAGGAGGTTGAAAGCCAAAATAGAATATGCAAAGTTTCTCCAAGAGACTGTCAAAGAGATGGCAAAAGAAGTCCAAACTTCAAGGAGTGGAGAAGTGAAGAGAACGGCTGAAGATCTTGATGGGTTTCTGAACAGG ATTAGAACTGGTGCTCGTGTCTCAAATGATGAAATTCTAGGATTTGCTAAGTTGTTCAATGATGAACTCACTCTAGATAATATCAGCAG GCCTCGTTTAGTTAATATGTGCAAGTATATGGGAGTGAGCCCTATCGGGACCGATGCTTATTTGCGGTATATGCTTCGGAAGAGATTGCAGAG CATAAAAAAAGATGACATAATGATCCAAGCAGAGGGCGTAGAATCTCTATCAGAGGCAGAGCTTCGTGAAGATTGTAGAGAGAGGGGTATGCTTGGGGAATTTTCAGTGGAGGAAATGCGTCAACAG TTGCGAGATTGGCTAGATTTGTCTCTGAATCACTCTGTTCCATCCTCACTTTTAATTCTTTCCAG AGCTTTCACTGTGACCGGAAGGATGAGGCCAGAGGAAGCAGTTCAAGCTACTTTGTCCTCGCTTCCAGATGAGGTTGTGGATACTGTGGGTGTTACGTCATTGCCGTCTGAAGATTCTCTTGCAGAAAGGAGGAGGAAGCTGGACTACCTTGAAATGCAGGAGGAACTTATCAAG gaggaggaagagaaaCAGGAAGAAGAATTAGTCAGGAAAAATGAATCTGCTGATGCTGAAGTTGATGTTGCTTTGAAAGAAATGAGCAATCCGACGGCAGGAGAAGCACAAGAACAAGCTAGAGCTAGAGCTCTGGATAAACAAGAACAGCTTTGTCAACTTAGTCGTGCATTAGCTGTTTTGGCTTCTGCATCG TCAGTGAGCAGGGAGCGTGAAGAGTTCCTGAGGCTCGTGAATAGTGAG ATTGAGCTATACAATAGCATGGTGGATAGAGATGGAACAGATGGCGAAGAGCAGGCAATGAAGGCATATAAAGCTGCTCGGGATGAAAGCAAGGATGATGCTGAAGTTCCTGAACAGAACAATGTTTCCTCTGCTCTTGTAGATAAG gttgAGGATATGCTTCAAAAGCTTGAGAAAGAAATTGACGACGTTGATGCAAAAATTGGTGATCAATGGAGAATACTTGACAG AGATTATGACGGAAAAGTGACTCCAGAGGAAGTTGCAGCAGCTGCTACATATTTAAAGAACACATTAGGAAGAGAGGGGGTGCAAGAATTGATCAGCAGTCTTTCTAAAGATGCAG ATGGAAAGATACTTGTTGAGGATATAGTGAGATTGGGCAGTCGTGTAGAAGGTGGCAACTCAGACTGA
- the LOC125217850 gene encoding integrin-linked protein kinase 1-like isoform X2, whose product MDIASQLKRGISRQFSTGSLKMSRRFSFQRQNSMDPRRNNFRFSFGRQSSMDPIRRTPVTEDCAEEEMTVPSNLDSTMQLLFMACKGDVDGLRDLLDEGIDVNSIDLDGRTALHIAACEGHVEVARLLLSRKANIDARDRWGSTAAADAKYYGNVEVFNMLKSRGANVPKTKKTPMTVANPREVPEYELNPLDIQIRRGDGISKGSYQVAKWNGTKVSVKILDKDSHADHDSINVFRHELTLLEKVRHPNVVQFIGAVTQNIPMMIVMEYNSKGDLASYLQKKGRLSTSKALRFALEIARGMNCLHECKPEPIIHCDLKPKNILLDFGGQLKVAGFGVTRLSAQAPDRVKLLQPEATDRSNVYLAPEVYNNEAFDRSVDVYSFGVMLFEMMEGSPPFSSKSPEDAAKVICLEGKRPSFKSRSNKSFPPELKELIEECWHSSPSVRPTFSQIIIRLDKIVMTCSKQGWWKDTFKLPWK is encoded by the exons ATGGATATTGCGTCGCAGTTGAAGCGCGGGATCTCGCGCCAGTTCTCGACGGGGTCGTTGAAGATGAGCCGGAGATTCAGTTTCCAGCGGCAGAACTCGATGGATCCGCGGCGGAACAATTTCCGGTTCAGCTTCGGGCGGCAGTCGTCGATGGACCCCATACGGCGGACTCCGGTGACGGAAGACTGCGCCGAGGAGGAGATGACTGTGCCGAGCAACCTCGACAGCACAATGCAGCTGCTGTTCATGGCGTGCAAGGGCGACGTGGATGGGTTGCGGGATTTGCTGGATGAAGGGATTGATGTCAACAGCATTGATTTGGATGGCCGGACAGCGCTGCACATCGCTGCCTGCGAGGGTCACGTCGAGGTCGCCAGGCTTTTATTGAGCAGGAAGGCCAATATCGATGCTCGGGATCGATGGGGCAGCACG GCTGCCGCTGATGCCAAATATTATGGAAATGTGGAAGTTTTTAATATGTTGAAATCTCGTGGAGCTAACGTTCCA AAAACCAAAAAGACACCCATGACGGTTGCAAATCCTCGTGAAGTTCCAGAGTATGAGCTCAatccattagatattcaaatacGAAGAGGTGATGGCATATCTAAG GGATCTTATCAAGTTGCTAAATGGAATGGCACTAAAGTTTCAGTGAAGATACTCGACAAGGATAGCCATGCAGATCATGACTCGAT AAATGTGTTCAGGCATGAATTAACCTTGTTAGAAAAGGTTCGGCACCCTAACGTGGTTCAGTTTATTGGTGCTGTCACCCAAAATATACCTATGATGATtgttatggagtataattcaaaa GGTGACCTTGCTAGTTACCTTCAAAAGAAAGGGCGTCTATCCACGTCTAAGGCATTAAGATTTGCTCTTGAAATTGCCAG GGGCATGAATTGTCTTCACGAGTGCAAGCCCGAACCAATCATACATTGCGATTTAAAGCCAAA AAATATTTTGCTGGATTTTGGAGGGCAGCTGAAGGTTGCAGGGTTCGGTGTTACTAGGTTGTCAGCACAGGCACCTGATAGAGTAAAACTTTTGCAGCCTGAAGCCACAGATCGTTCAA ATGTGTACTTAGCACCGGAGGTGTACAACAACGAAGCATTTGACAGAAGTGTGGACGTGTACTCTTTTGGTGTTATGCTATTTGAG ATGATGGAGGGCTCTCCgccattttcttcaaaatctccTGAGGACGCTGCTAAGGTGATTTGCTTAGAAGGGAAGAGACCATCATTTAAGTCAAGATCTAATAAATCTTTTCCTCCAGAATTGAAAGA GTTGATCGAGGAATGCTGGCATTCAAGTCCCAGTGTGAGGCCGACATTCTCACAGATCATAATACGATTGGATAAGATTGTCATGACATGCTCCAAGCAAGGATGGTGGAAGGACACTTTCAAACTCCCCTG GAAATAA
- the LOC125222480 gene encoding uncharacterized protein LOC125222480, with product MILVAIVAELLEEYTVVVARVLEHVLQDAPLPFPRRVRFLILRNLPFASPPSLPFRLPHT from the coding sequence ATGATACTGGTGGCAATAGTAGCGGAGCTGCTGGAAGAGTACACGGTGGTGGTGGCGCGTGTGCTGGAGCACGTGCTGCAAGACGCGCCGCTGCCGTTTCCACGCCGGGTTCGTTTCCTCATTCTTCGTAATCTGCCTTTCGCTTCTCCGCCGTCTCTCCCATTCCGCCTTCCACACACATAG
- the LOC125217850 gene encoding integrin-linked protein kinase 1-like isoform X1: MDIASQLKRGISRQFSTGSLKMSRRFSFQRQNSMDPRRNNFRFSFGRQSSMDPIRRTPVTEDCAEEEMTVPSNLDSTMQLLFMACKGDVDGLRDLLDEGIDVNSIDLDGRTALHIAACEGHVEVARLLLSRKANIDARDRWGSTAAADAKYYGNVEVFNMLKSRGANVPKTKKTPMTVANPREVPEYELNPLDIQIRRGDGISKGSYQVAKWNGTKVSVKILDKDSHADHDSINVFRHELTLLEKVRHPNVVQFIGAVTQNIPMMIVMEYNSKGDLASYLQKKGRLSTSKALRFALEIARGMNCLHECKPEPIIHCDLKPKNILLDFGGQLKVAGFGVTRLSAQAPDRVKLLQPEATDRSNVYLAPEVYNNEAFDRSVDVYSFGVMLFEMMEGSPPFSSKSPEDAAKVICLEGKRPSFKSRSNKSFPPELKELIEECWHSSPSVRPTFSQIIIRLDKIVMTCSKQGWWKDTFKLPWYAHTFFLFIRIIAQSKKRKHDKTGYPVCHYVTMFGCIVKLKIFY, translated from the exons ATGGATATTGCGTCGCAGTTGAAGCGCGGGATCTCGCGCCAGTTCTCGACGGGGTCGTTGAAGATGAGCCGGAGATTCAGTTTCCAGCGGCAGAACTCGATGGATCCGCGGCGGAACAATTTCCGGTTCAGCTTCGGGCGGCAGTCGTCGATGGACCCCATACGGCGGACTCCGGTGACGGAAGACTGCGCCGAGGAGGAGATGACTGTGCCGAGCAACCTCGACAGCACAATGCAGCTGCTGTTCATGGCGTGCAAGGGCGACGTGGATGGGTTGCGGGATTTGCTGGATGAAGGGATTGATGTCAACAGCATTGATTTGGATGGCCGGACAGCGCTGCACATCGCTGCCTGCGAGGGTCACGTCGAGGTCGCCAGGCTTTTATTGAGCAGGAAGGCCAATATCGATGCTCGGGATCGATGGGGCAGCACG GCTGCCGCTGATGCCAAATATTATGGAAATGTGGAAGTTTTTAATATGTTGAAATCTCGTGGAGCTAACGTTCCA AAAACCAAAAAGACACCCATGACGGTTGCAAATCCTCGTGAAGTTCCAGAGTATGAGCTCAatccattagatattcaaatacGAAGAGGTGATGGCATATCTAAG GGATCTTATCAAGTTGCTAAATGGAATGGCACTAAAGTTTCAGTGAAGATACTCGACAAGGATAGCCATGCAGATCATGACTCGAT AAATGTGTTCAGGCATGAATTAACCTTGTTAGAAAAGGTTCGGCACCCTAACGTGGTTCAGTTTATTGGTGCTGTCACCCAAAATATACCTATGATGATtgttatggagtataattcaaaa GGTGACCTTGCTAGTTACCTTCAAAAGAAAGGGCGTCTATCCACGTCTAAGGCATTAAGATTTGCTCTTGAAATTGCCAG GGGCATGAATTGTCTTCACGAGTGCAAGCCCGAACCAATCATACATTGCGATTTAAAGCCAAA AAATATTTTGCTGGATTTTGGAGGGCAGCTGAAGGTTGCAGGGTTCGGTGTTACTAGGTTGTCAGCACAGGCACCTGATAGAGTAAAACTTTTGCAGCCTGAAGCCACAGATCGTTCAA ATGTGTACTTAGCACCGGAGGTGTACAACAACGAAGCATTTGACAGAAGTGTGGACGTGTACTCTTTTGGTGTTATGCTATTTGAG ATGATGGAGGGCTCTCCgccattttcttcaaaatctccTGAGGACGCTGCTAAGGTGATTTGCTTAGAAGGGAAGAGACCATCATTTAAGTCAAGATCTAATAAATCTTTTCCTCCAGAATTGAAAGA GTTGATCGAGGAATGCTGGCATTCAAGTCCCAGTGTGAGGCCGACATTCTCACAGATCATAATACGATTGGATAAGATTGTCATGACATGCTCCAAGCAAGGATGGTGGAAGGACACTTTCAAACTCCCCTGGTATGCTCACACgttctttctttttatacGAATTATAGCACAAAGCAAAAAACGAAAACATGATAAAACTGGCTATCCAGTTTGTCACTATGTGACTATGTTTGGGTGCATTGTCAAGCTaaagattttttattaa